In a genomic window of Carboxydothermus pertinax:
- the rplJ gene encoding 50S ribosomal protein L10 codes for MKPIIEQKAKVVAEIEEMINSSQVAILVDYRGLTVAEMTELRRKLREKGAEIKVVKNTLTKRAITNLGISGLDAFLEGPTALTVAKEDPAAAAKVLFDFAKAHSKLEIKAGILDKAVLEKDQLKALADLPSRDVLLAKVLGGMQAPLYGFAGALAGVLRKFVYALEAIRKQKAGEQ; via the coding sequence TTGAAACCAATTATTGAACAAAAAGCAAAAGTTGTTGCGGAAATTGAGGAAATGATTAATAGCTCCCAGGTGGCAATCCTGGTGGATTATCGCGGACTTACCGTTGCCGAAATGACCGAGCTTCGGCGAAAACTTAGAGAAAAAGGTGCTGAAATTAAGGTTGTAAAAAACACCTTAACCAAAAGAGCTATTACCAATTTAGGAATTTCTGGGCTTGATGCTTTTCTAGAAGGTCCTACTGCTTTAACGGTAGCCAAAGAAGACCCAGCTGCGGCAGCAAAAGTGTTATTTGATTTTGCCAAAGCTCATTCCAAACTGGAAATAAAAGCAGGGATTCTGGATAAAGCCGTTCTGGAAAAAGACCAACTTAAAGCTCTAGCGGATCTTCCTTCCAGGGATGTGCTTTTGGCCAAAGTCCTGGGTGGAATGCAAGCTCCCCTTTATGGTTTTGCGGGAGCGCTTGCCGGTGTGCTTAGAAAGTTTGTATATGCCCTGGAAGCTATCCGCAAGCAAAAAGCAGGGGAACAGTAA
- the rplA gene encoding 50S ribosomal protein L1 codes for MPKHGKKYLEAAKKVDKTRLYDPAEALALVKELSFAKFDESVEVAVKLGVDPRHADQQVRGAVVLPHGTGKTRKVLVFAKGEKVKEAEAAGADYVGAEEFIEKIAQGWIDFDVVVATPDMMGAVGRLGKILGPKGLMPSPKTGTVTFEVAKAIADIKAGKIEYRVDKAGIVHVPIGKVSFPVEKLTENFQTLIDALIKAKPAAAKGQYLKGVAVSSTMGPGIKINHLKLIK; via the coding sequence ATGCCAAAACACGGGAAAAAATACTTAGAAGCGGCGAAAAAAGTAGATAAAACCAGGCTGTATGACCCAGCCGAAGCTTTAGCTTTGGTAAAAGAGCTTTCCTTTGCCAAGTTTGATGAATCAGTGGAAGTAGCAGTAAAACTTGGGGTAGACCCTCGGCATGCCGACCAGCAGGTAAGGGGTGCGGTGGTATTACCCCATGGTACCGGTAAAACCCGGAAAGTCTTGGTTTTTGCCAAAGGTGAAAAGGTCAAAGAAGCGGAAGCGGCTGGAGCTGATTATGTAGGTGCTGAAGAATTTATTGAAAAAATTGCCCAGGGCTGGATTGATTTTGACGTAGTAGTAGCAACTCCTGATATGATGGGGGCTGTTGGTCGCCTTGGTAAAATATTAGGTCCCAAGGGCTTAATGCCAAGCCCCAAAACCGGTACTGTGACCTTTGAAGTAGCTAAAGCGATTGCTGATATCAAAGCTGGTAAAATTGAATACCGGGTAGATAAAGCCGGTATTGTACATGTACCAATAGGCAAAGTGTCGTTCCCGGTAGAAAAACTTACGGAAAACTTCCAAACCTTAATTGACGCCTTAATTAAGGCCAAGCCCGCGGCTGCTAAAGGCCAATACTTAAAAGGTGTAGCCGTTTCCTCTACTATGGGACCTGGCATTAAGATAAATCATTTAAAGCTTATTAAATAG
- the rplK gene encoding 50S ribosomal protein L11, whose product MAKKVVAVVKLQIPAGKATPAPPVGPALGQHGVNIMAFVKEYNERTAQQAGMIIPVEITVYEDRSFTFVTKTPPASDLLKRAVGIESGSGQPNKKKVGKITRAKVREIAELKLKDLNANDVEAAMRMIEGTARSMGIEVVD is encoded by the coding sequence ATGGCTAAAAAAGTAGTTGCTGTAGTTAAATTACAAATTCCGGCAGGTAAGGCTACACCTGCTCCCCCGGTTGGTCCGGCGCTTGGTCAACACGGGGTTAACATAATGGCTTTTGTTAAAGAATATAATGAGCGTACTGCTCAGCAAGCCGGTATGATTATTCCGGTGGAGATTACTGTTTACGAAGACCGTTCTTTTACTTTCGTTACAAAAACTCCGCCAGCTTCTGACCTTCTCAAAAGGGCGGTAGGAATTGAATCGGGTTCTGGTCAACCCAATAAGAAAAAGGTTGGTAAAATTACCCGGGCAAAAGTCCGTGAAATTGCCGAGCTAAAACTTAAAGATTTAAATGCCAATGATGTAGAAGCCGCAATGCGGATGATTGAAGGTACTGCCCGGAGTATGGGTATTGAAGTCGTAGATTAG
- the nusG gene encoding transcription termination/antitermination protein NusG has protein sequence MEKNWYVVHTYSGHENKVKANLEKRIESLNMGNHIFRILVPMEDELEIKDGKKKVSKRKIFPGYVLVEMILTDESYSVVRHTPGVTGFVGGSKPIPLTPQEVRQIMKQMGIDEPRTKIDLEIGQTVRVNAGPFEGFVGNIEEIYPDKGKIKVMVSMFGRETPIELDFSQVTKI, from the coding sequence ATGGAAAAAAACTGGTATGTTGTCCATACTTACTCGGGACACGAAAATAAAGTAAAAGCTAACCTAGAAAAAAGGATCGAGTCTTTAAATATGGGTAACCATATCTTTCGGATTTTGGTGCCCATGGAAGATGAATTGGAAATCAAGGACGGTAAGAAAAAAGTGTCCAAACGCAAAATCTTCCCCGGGTATGTACTGGTGGAGATGATTTTAACCGATGAGTCGTATAGCGTTGTTCGCCATACTCCAGGGGTAACGGGTTTTGTTGGAGGATCTAAACCTATTCCGCTCACCCCCCAGGAAGTGCGGCAGATTATGAAACAAATGGGCATTGATGAACCTCGAACTAAAATTGACCTGGAAATCGGGCAAACGGTTCGGGTAAATGCCGGGCCTTTTGAAGGGTTTGTGGGTAATATCGAAGAGATTTACCCGGATAAAGGCAAAATTAAAGTTATGGTTTCCATGTTTGGGAGGGAAACTCCGATTGAATTAGATTTTTCCCAGGTAACCAAGATCTAG
- the secE gene encoding preprotein translocase subunit SecE — MGAAGKEVTKTAAGKEPRKASKSGEGAWVKTQQYFRSVWTEVKKVHWPTRSETTVYTGVVFLTVIIVGLLMWIFDSILSFFLNLILK; from the coding sequence AGTTACCAAAACCGCTGCTGGGAAAGAGCCCCGGAAGGCTTCCAAGTCCGGAGAAGGGGCTTGGGTGAAAACCCAGCAGTATTTTCGGAGCGTTTGGACCGAGGTGAAAAAAGTTCACTGGCCCACCCGGAGTGAAACTACCGTTTATACAGGGGTGGTTTTTTTAACCGTCATTATTGTAGGTTTGTTAATGTGGATTTTTGACTCGATTTTAAGCTTTTTCCTGAACTTGATCCTCAAATAG